A single genomic interval of Legionella israelensis harbors:
- the gspF gene encoding type II secretion system inner membrane protein GspF translates to MGAYQYQAIKKSGSSDKGVIEADSERHARQLLREQGLIPTQITLLSRKKATYHKNKIASGDLSLLTRQLATLLSAGIPVEEALKGVSEQTEKTKVSELIIGVRAKVLEGYSLAQAMDQYPVAFPELYRATVGAGEQTGRLDIVLEKLADYTENQQQTKQKIQQALIYPSLMVIVSVAIISFLLAFVVPKIIEVFTGSGQTLPGFTQILINISSFVKNYGLYLLLFLIIVIIGFHYSLKNKQIKTRWHKFLLKLPLISYLVRSVNVSRYIHTFGILFAAGVNILETMKVSASLINNLVIRNEFDDAAIKVREGTSISKALKETSFLSPMAVHLIASGEKSGQIASMMERTARHLDSEVKRLIDTALTLLEPFIILLMGAVVLFIVLATLLPIFSMEQLVV, encoded by the coding sequence ATGGGTGCTTATCAATATCAGGCAATAAAAAAATCAGGTTCTTCTGACAAAGGTGTCATTGAAGCAGATTCAGAACGACATGCGCGGCAGTTGTTACGCGAACAAGGTTTAATCCCGACACAAATCACTCTTTTAAGTCGGAAAAAAGCAACCTATCATAAAAACAAAATAGCTTCAGGCGACCTATCTTTACTTACAAGGCAACTGGCTACGCTTCTATCTGCCGGTATTCCTGTTGAAGAAGCTTTAAAAGGAGTCAGTGAGCAAACCGAAAAAACAAAAGTCAGTGAGCTCATTATTGGGGTAAGAGCAAAAGTGCTCGAAGGTTATTCTCTAGCCCAGGCTATGGATCAATACCCTGTCGCGTTTCCTGAATTGTATCGTGCTACAGTGGGGGCAGGTGAACAAACAGGTCGCCTGGATATTGTTCTTGAAAAATTGGCAGACTACACAGAAAATCAGCAGCAAACCAAGCAAAAAATTCAACAAGCGCTGATTTACCCTAGTTTAATGGTCATAGTATCTGTGGCAATTATCAGCTTTCTGCTGGCTTTTGTTGTTCCTAAAATCATTGAGGTATTTACTGGCAGCGGACAAACATTGCCTGGATTTACACAAATCCTCATCAATATAAGCAGTTTTGTCAAAAACTATGGACTTTACCTGCTTCTCTTTCTTATCATTGTTATTATTGGCTTTCATTACAGTTTGAAAAACAAACAAATAAAAACTCGTTGGCATAAATTCCTTTTAAAACTTCCTCTAATCTCATATCTGGTGAGATCGGTAAATGTCTCTCGTTATATCCATACTTTTGGAATTCTCTTTGCCGCCGGGGTGAATATATTGGAAACCATGAAGGTCTCAGCAAGCCTGATCAATAATCTGGTTATTCGTAATGAATTTGATGATGCTGCCATTAAAGTCAGAGAAGGCACTTCTATCAGTAAGGCTTTAAAAGAAACGTCTTTTTTAAGTCCGATGGCTGTCCATCTCATTGCCAGTGGCGAAAAAAGTGGACAAATTGCTTCAATGATGGAGCGAACGGCCAGGCATCTGGACAGCGAAGTGAAACGTTTAATCGACACAGCCCTGACCTTGCTTGAACCTTTTATTATACTTTTAATGGGAGCTGTGGTTTTATTTATTGTCTTAGCCACCTTACTGCCTATCTTCTCAATGGAGCAGTTAGTGGTTTAA
- the lspJ gene encoding GspJ family T2SS minor pseudopilin variant LspJ — protein sequence MRKLTGFTLLEVLIALAVFAILATITSTALYDAFNTREKLNKQADRLNQLQLAMSLIENDSKQITERPIRSNEMRLFPVFLGTERYVEFTRDGIANPIGQEKRSTLKRIALICQGNQLLRRSWAVLDPVNHNIYEDKILLDNVNKCQLKYLNQNLQVLSEWREKAVNQNQKKEPLPKAIQLNLNLNDWGEASLLFIIPEALYRNQVEA from the coding sequence ATGCGGAAACTAACAGGGTTTACTTTATTGGAAGTTCTTATTGCCTTAGCGGTATTTGCTATTCTGGCCACCATTACTTCCACTGCCTTATACGATGCATTTAATACGCGTGAAAAATTGAACAAACAAGCGGATCGTTTAAATCAGCTTCAACTGGCCATGAGCCTGATTGAGAATGATAGCAAACAAATCACCGAACGCCCCATCCGTAGTAATGAAATGCGTTTATTTCCTGTTTTTCTGGGTACAGAACGCTATGTAGAGTTCACTCGTGACGGGATAGCCAATCCAATCGGTCAGGAAAAAAGAAGTACTTTGAAACGAATTGCCTTAATATGCCAGGGAAACCAGCTGTTACGGCGCAGTTGGGCAGTACTGGATCCCGTCAACCATAATATTTATGAAGATAAGATTCTGTTAGATAATGTAAATAAATGTCAACTCAAATACCTCAATCAAAATCTTCAGGTATTGTCAGAATGGCGTGAAAAAGCAGTCAATCAAAATCAAAAAAAAGAACCTCTACCCAAGGCAATTCAGCTGAACCTGAACCTGAATGACTGGGGTGAAGCAAGTTTACTTTTCATTATTCCTGAAGCACTATATAGAAATCAAGTGGAAGCTTAA
- a CDS encoding IS3 family transposase (programmed frameshift) — protein sequence MKRSRFTENQILNILKSVEVGRLVKDVCREHGISDATYYNWKAKYGGMEASDIKRMKQLEEENAKLKRMFADLSLENRALKDVIGKKALKPAEKREMADYLVQEHGLSLRRSCSVLRLSRTAYYYQPAMDKDEAVIKELVTITEHYPRYGFRKLFIKLRQAGFSWNHKRVYRVYCELKLNIRRKGKRRLASRHPEPLAVPDSLNHTWSADFMSDALNCGRRFRTFNVVDDFNREALAIEIDLSLPALRVIRVLDHIAANRGYPARLRLDNGPEFISLALADWAEKHGVILEFIQPGKPTQNSFVERFNRTYRNEILDFYLFRSLNEVRDITTNWMKEYNEERPHESLGDMSPLDYRLIKNRSENSNYNWH from the exons ATGAAACGCAGTCGCTTTACAGAAAATCAAATTTTAAACATATTAAAATCAGTTGAAGTAGGACGATTGGTAAAGGATGTATGCCGGGAACATGGGATATCCGATGCCACCTATTACAACTGGAAAGCAAAATACGGTGGGATGGAAGCCTCAGATATTAAACGCATGAAGCAACTTGAGGAAGAAAATGCAAAGCTGAAACGGATGTTTGCTGATTTGTCTCTGGAAAACCGTGCACTGAAGGATGTTATAG GAAAAAAAGCTTTGAAGCCGGCTGAAAAGAGGGAAATGGCTGATTATCTGGTGCAGGAACATGGTCTGAGTCTCAGGCGAAGCTGCTCGGTATTACGCTTAAGTCGTACAGCTTACTACTATCAGCCGGCGATGGATAAGGATGAAGCGGTGATAAAAGAATTGGTGACCATAACCGAACACTATCCGCGTTATGGTTTCAGGAAGTTGTTTATCAAATTGCGGCAGGCAGGTTTCTCCTGGAATCATAAAAGAGTATACCGTGTTTATTGTGAGTTGAAGTTAAATATAAGGCGAAAAGGAAAACGCAGATTAGCTTCCCGTCACCCGGAACCTCTTGCTGTGCCTGATTCCCTTAACCATACATGGTCAGCTGATTTTATGAGTGATGCCCTCAATTGCGGCAGAAGATTCAGGACTTTTAATGTGGTAGATGATTTTAATCGGGAAGCTTTGGCAATTGAAATTGATTTGAGCTTGCCTGCTCTAAGGGTTATTCGGGTACTTGACCATATTGCCGCCAATCGAGGATATCCTGCAAGGTTGCGACTTGATAATGGACCTGAGTTTATTTCCCTTGCGTTAGCGGATTGGGCAGAAAAGCATGGTGTTATTCTTGAGTTTATTCAGCCGGGAAAGCCAACTCAAAATTCATTTGTGGAGCGGTTCAATAGAACTTATCGGAATGAAATATTGGATTTTTATCTATTTAGAAGTCTCAATGAGGTACGTGATATTACCACAAATTGGATGAAAGAATATAACGAAGAAAGACCACATGAATCACTCGGTGATATGTCACCTTTGGATTACAGATTGATTAAAAACAGGTCGGAAAACTCTAATTATAACTGGCACTAA
- a CDS encoding acetyl-CoA C-acyltransferase, whose translation MTNVYIVDVLRTPVGKAPRGVFRHTLPDDLLIHCIKALIRRNQSVDWKAIDDVVIGCAMPEAEQGMNVARIASLLADLPQSVPAMTINRFCSSGVQSIAIAAASIQSGNMELALGGGVESMSMVPMGGNKYTSNPAIFNNEHVAIAYGMGITAEKVAKQWHISREEQDKFAIESHQKAVAAQKRGDFEAEIAPIEILQKVADLDTLNVDIKAKRVSEDEGPRADTSYEVISKLRPVFSLTGTVTAGNSSQMSDGAGIALLASENALKKYGLEPIARLVSYAVAGVPPEIMGIGPVQAIPLALNKAGIKMEQLDWIELNEAFAAQALAVIKELNLPREKVNPLGGAIALGHPLGATGTIRTATLLNGLRRSKGKYGMVTMCIGTGMGAAAIFEAL comes from the coding sequence ATGACGAACGTATATATAGTGGATGTATTGAGAACTCCTGTTGGTAAAGCTCCTCGAGGAGTTTTTAGACATACATTGCCCGATGATTTATTAATTCATTGCATCAAAGCGTTAATCCGTCGAAATCAGTCCGTTGATTGGAAAGCCATTGATGATGTTGTAATTGGTTGTGCCATGCCTGAAGCTGAACAGGGGATGAATGTGGCTCGCATAGCATCACTACTTGCTGATTTACCCCAATCTGTCCCTGCTATGACCATTAATCGCTTTTGTTCTTCTGGTGTACAGAGTATTGCCATCGCCGCTGCATCTATTCAGAGTGGTAATATGGAGCTGGCATTAGGTGGTGGTGTCGAGAGCATGTCAATGGTTCCTATGGGGGGTAATAAGTACACTTCAAATCCTGCCATTTTTAATAATGAACATGTTGCTATTGCCTACGGCATGGGAATTACCGCGGAAAAAGTAGCGAAGCAATGGCACATTTCACGAGAAGAACAGGATAAATTTGCTATAGAAAGCCACCAAAAGGCAGTTGCCGCGCAGAAAAGAGGTGATTTTGAAGCCGAAATAGCTCCCATAGAGATTCTGCAGAAAGTGGCAGATCTGGACACATTAAACGTAGACATTAAAGCAAAGCGTGTTAGTGAGGATGAAGGACCAAGAGCAGATACTTCTTATGAAGTCATTTCAAAATTAAGACCTGTTTTTTCTCTTACAGGAACTGTGACTGCCGGGAATAGTTCTCAAATGAGTGACGGTGCTGGCATTGCCTTATTAGCTAGTGAAAATGCATTAAAAAAATATGGACTTGAACCTATTGCTCGGCTGGTGAGCTATGCTGTGGCTGGTGTGCCGCCAGAAATAATGGGAATTGGTCCTGTTCAGGCAATACCTTTAGCTTTAAATAAAGCTGGAATAAAAATGGAACAGTTGGATTGGATTGAACTTAATGAAGCATTTGCCGCACAGGCACTTGCAGTTATTAAAGAACTGAACTTACCAAGAGAAAAAGTAAATCCTTTAGGTGGGGCGATTGCTTTAGGTCATCCTTTAGGCGCAACCGGGACGATTAGAACGGCTACTTTATTAAATGGTTTACGCCGTTCAAAAGGAAAATACGGTATGGTAACCATGTGTATAGGTACTGGCATGGGAGCAGCAGCTATATTTGAAGCATTGTAA
- the glnA gene encoding type I glutamate--ammonia ligase, producing the protein MSVDVIFDAIKEHNAKFIDLRFTDTRGKEQHITIPTSAVGEDFVENGKAIDGSSFKGWQKIHQSDLALVPDLESILPDPFYQDSTLFVRCNVVDPQTMMGYERCPRSVAQKAENYLKSTGIADEAFFGPEPEFFLFDDVRWETSISGAFYKIDSEEAHWNSGKVIEGGNIGHRPSVKGGYFPVPPVDSSHDIRAAICITLESLGFKVEAHHHEVATANQCEVATQFNSLTKKADELQILKYIVHNVAHNYGKTATFMPKPLVGDNGSGMHCHQSLMKDGVNLFSGEQYAGLSETALYYIGGIIKHARALNAFTNPSTNSYRRLVPGFEAPVLLAYSARNRSASIRIPHVSSPKARRIEVRFPDPTANPYLAFSAMMMAGLDGIQNKIHPGDSMDKDLYDLPPEALVDVPTVSASLEQAIEALKNDHEFLMYGDVFTKDYLNSYIELKETEITQIRSLTHPFEFELYYSL; encoded by the coding sequence ATGAGTGTGGATGTTATTTTTGATGCAATTAAAGAGCATAATGCCAAATTTATTGATTTAAGGTTTACAGATACCAGAGGTAAAGAACAGCACATCACGATTCCCACTTCTGCTGTTGGAGAGGATTTTGTTGAAAATGGTAAAGCCATTGACGGTTCTTCTTTTAAAGGATGGCAAAAAATTCATCAATCAGATTTGGCACTCGTACCCGATTTGGAGTCCATTCTTCCTGACCCTTTTTATCAGGATAGTACTTTATTTGTTCGTTGCAATGTTGTGGATCCCCAAACAATGATGGGTTACGAGCGCTGCCCACGTTCTGTGGCTCAGAAAGCTGAAAATTACTTAAAATCTACTGGTATTGCCGATGAGGCCTTTTTTGGACCTGAGCCGGAATTTTTCCTTTTTGATGATGTGCGTTGGGAAACTAGCATCAGTGGGGCATTTTATAAAATTGATTCTGAAGAAGCTCACTGGAACTCCGGAAAGGTGATTGAAGGGGGCAATATTGGACACAGACCCAGCGTCAAAGGAGGCTATTTCCCTGTTCCCCCTGTGGATTCATCTCATGATATTCGCGCAGCCATTTGCATAACGCTGGAATCTCTCGGATTTAAAGTCGAAGCACATCATCATGAGGTGGCTACGGCTAATCAATGCGAGGTAGCCACTCAATTTAATTCATTAACTAAAAAAGCCGATGAATTACAAATTTTAAAATATATTGTTCATAATGTAGCTCATAACTACGGTAAAACAGCAACGTTTATGCCAAAGCCACTTGTGGGAGACAATGGAAGTGGTATGCACTGCCATCAGTCTCTGATGAAAGATGGTGTGAATCTGTTTTCAGGAGAGCAATATGCCGGCCTGTCTGAAACTGCTCTTTATTACATTGGAGGTATTATTAAGCATGCCCGTGCTTTAAATGCTTTTACTAACCCTTCAACGAACAGTTACCGTCGTCTTGTCCCAGGATTCGAAGCGCCTGTATTATTGGCATACTCCGCCAGAAACCGCTCAGCTTCTATTCGTATTCCTCATGTAAGCAGTCCTAAAGCGCGCAGAATAGAAGTACGTTTTCCTGACCCTACTGCCAATCCTTATTTGGCTTTTTCTGCCATGATGATGGCGGGGCTTGATGGGATTCAAAATAAAATTCATCCAGGCGACTCAATGGATAAGGATTTATATGATTTGCCTCCAGAGGCATTAGTCGATGTTCCTACAGTCTCGGCTTCGCTTGAGCAGGCGATAGAGGCCTTGAAAAATGATCATGAATTTCTGATGTATGGAGATGTCTTTACCAAAGATTATCTTAACAGTTATATTGAACTAAAAGAGACAGAAATTACGCAGATTCGCAGTCTGACTCATCCGTTTGAATTTGAACTTTATTATAGTTTGTAA
- the gspK gene encoding type II secretion system minor pseudopilin GspK, with product MKKLRNHPFLKKVRGSALLSALFIMTLVAIAATAMTTRLQLDIYRTRLLINNDKFYLASQAVTFWAMNELNNSKNQFKSANNEGIVDFFPKKLQSIYPDFKVTGHLVDLQSKININSLVDNKTFSTFNNLLLHLLPSINSNQRRELILAIHHWISEYRPDGANPYLSSYLKSNPPYLPAHQFMRSLSELRLVKDVNQSVYQNLFPYLTALPEKTAININTAPKLILMSLGNGLKESQAEEIMQSRKESDFKNLNDLARRMSVPANQITTESNYFLSVATVTYENLKMINYSILKRSKNKKNKISVMLISETLNSL from the coding sequence ATGAAAAAATTACGCAACCATCCCTTCTTAAAGAAAGTCAGAGGCAGCGCCCTGCTTTCTGCTCTTTTCATCATGACCTTGGTTGCAATAGCCGCGACCGCTATGACAACAAGACTGCAACTTGATATCTACAGAACCCGCCTTCTCATAAATAATGATAAGTTCTACCTTGCATCGCAAGCCGTCACTTTTTGGGCCATGAATGAGCTTAATAACAGTAAAAACCAATTTAAATCTGCAAACAACGAAGGAATTGTAGATTTTTTTCCAAAAAAACTACAAAGCATATACCCTGATTTTAAGGTTACGGGACATCTGGTTGATTTACAATCAAAAATAAATATTAACTCACTGGTGGATAACAAAACCTTTTCCACATTTAATAATCTGCTACTCCATCTGCTTCCCAGTATAAACAGTAATCAACGACGAGAACTTATTTTGGCCATTCATCACTGGATCAGTGAGTATCGGCCTGACGGAGCGAATCCTTATTTATCAAGCTATTTAAAAAGCAATCCTCCTTACCTTCCCGCGCATCAATTCATGAGAAGCCTTTCTGAACTTCGTCTTGTAAAAGATGTTAACCAGTCGGTATATCAAAATTTATTTCCTTACTTAACGGCCTTACCGGAAAAAACTGCGATAAACATTAATACAGCACCTAAGCTGATACTAATGAGTCTTGGAAACGGATTAAAAGAATCGCAGGCTGAGGAAATCATGCAATCCAGAAAAGAAAGTGATTTCAAAAATTTAAATGATCTGGCAAGACGAATGTCTGTTCCAGCCAACCAAATTACAACGGAAAGTAATTATTTTCTTAGTGTAGCTACAGTGACTTATGAAAACCTGAAAATGATCAATTATTCCATTTTAAAAAGAAGCAAAAATAAAAAGAACAAAATCTCTGTCATGTTAATTTCCGAAACCCTGAATAGTCTTTAG
- the gspH gene encoding type II secretion system minor pseudopilin GspH, with protein sequence MIEILVVLIIIGITISFALLAFGDFGVSRRISMATDQFANTLRLAQQQAILESSTLGIIMKNGSYQIYRFQPNKGWNPVSNKGVFAVQHFPPQAATRLKVSSTVKKGAPDIIINSSGDITPFTLNIMTKNQEIVKTLIGRHDGYLLIQDPPSGS encoded by the coding sequence TTGATTGAAATTTTAGTTGTATTAATCATTATTGGGATTACCATAAGCTTTGCGTTATTGGCTTTTGGAGATTTTGGAGTTAGTCGGCGAATTTCAATGGCCACTGATCAATTTGCCAATACCCTTCGGTTGGCGCAACAACAAGCTATTCTGGAATCTTCAACATTGGGTATTATCATGAAAAACGGCAGTTATCAGATATATAGGTTTCAACCCAATAAAGGGTGGAATCCTGTTTCAAATAAAGGGGTTTTTGCTGTTCAGCATTTCCCACCTCAAGCCGCCACACGCCTGAAAGTCAGCTCCACCGTAAAAAAAGGAGCACCTGACATTATTATAAATTCATCAGGCGATATTACGCCGTTTACCCTGAACATCATGACCAAAAATCAGGAAATTGTAAAAACACTTATTGGCAGACATGATGGATATTTATTGATACAAGACCCGCCTTCTGGATCATGA
- the lspG gene encoding GspG family T2SS major pseudopilin variant LspG: MKKQFGFSLIEIMVVVVILGILASIVVPKIISRPDEARIVKAKQDVLAIQNALDLYKLDNGFYPTTDQGLEALVEKPTTNPTPKNWKPYLKSVPKDPWGRDYIYLNPGQHSEIDIYTLGADGEPGGTGVNAEIGNWDER, encoded by the coding sequence ATGAAAAAGCAGTTCGGATTTTCTTTAATTGAAATTATGGTAGTTGTGGTCATTCTGGGAATATTGGCCTCTATTGTCGTTCCTAAAATTATCAGTCGTCCAGATGAAGCGCGAATAGTAAAAGCAAAACAGGATGTTCTGGCTATTCAAAACGCCTTGGATCTATATAAGCTTGATAACGGTTTTTATCCCACAACGGATCAGGGGCTTGAAGCATTGGTTGAAAAACCAACAACTAATCCTACTCCCAAAAATTGGAAGCCTTATCTCAAATCCGTACCAAAAGATCCTTGGGGGCGTGACTATATTTACTTAAACCCAGGACAGCATTCCGAGATTGACATCTATACGCTGGGAGCAGACGGAGAACCAGGAGGAACTGGCGTTAATGCTGAAATTGGTAATTGGGATGAGCGCTAG
- a CDS encoding tetratricopeptide repeat protein, which yields MRSLFLAAACIFATTVFADDIVGYSAYENGDYNTAFHHLIKSAKENNEEAMYLIGRMYQYGQGVNTDYKKAFYWYEKSAKQNNALAQLSLGYLYDTGKGASKDFKQAFDWYLKAAEQGNAIAQRNIALMYVSGEGVKQNEEKAFEWFKKSAAQGYSKAQVNLAYQYMMGRGTEKNVDSALLWYKKAAFQGDPKGQYSLGLLYGGEHGIPTNHKIAAYWFAKAANSGHRNAQVYLGYYYLNGLGIDKDPQKAAYWYFVAAEKGHPLAQAQLGQLLLTGTGVDKDYQQAAYWFNKSAQQGNAMGQGKLGYMYMAGLGVPQDNIKAYVWLKLASQNENKQAAKELARIKNKLSEQNVKEAEKIIEQMKIQ from the coding sequence ATGCGCAGCCTGTTCCTTGCGGCAGCTTGCATTTTTGCAACCACAGTTTTCGCTGACGATATTGTAGGTTATTCAGCTTACGAAAATGGTGATTATAACACCGCCTTTCATCATTTGATTAAATCAGCAAAAGAAAATAATGAAGAAGCCATGTATTTAATTGGCCGTATGTATCAGTACGGGCAAGGAGTTAATACAGATTATAAGAAAGCCTTCTATTGGTATGAAAAATCAGCAAAGCAAAATAATGCCCTTGCTCAATTAAGTCTTGGTTATTTATACGATACTGGCAAAGGGGCTAGCAAAGATTTTAAACAGGCATTTGACTGGTATTTGAAAGCCGCTGAGCAGGGAAATGCCATTGCTCAAAGAAACATTGCTCTGATGTATGTTTCTGGAGAAGGCGTGAAGCAAAATGAAGAAAAAGCCTTTGAATGGTTCAAAAAATCCGCTGCTCAAGGTTACAGCAAAGCTCAGGTGAACCTGGCCTATCAATATATGATGGGCAGAGGTACAGAAAAAAATGTCGACTCGGCCTTATTGTGGTATAAAAAAGCTGCGTTTCAGGGGGACCCAAAAGGGCAGTACAGTTTAGGTTTATTATATGGAGGAGAACACGGCATACCGACCAACCATAAAATTGCCGCCTACTGGTTTGCCAAGGCAGCAAATAGCGGACATCGTAATGCACAAGTTTATCTGGGTTATTATTATCTGAATGGTCTTGGTATAGATAAGGATCCGCAAAAAGCCGCTTACTGGTATTTTGTAGCTGCTGAAAAAGGCCATCCCTTGGCGCAAGCCCAGCTTGGACAACTTTTATTGACGGGCACAGGAGTAGATAAAGACTATCAACAGGCTGCCTATTGGTTCAACAAGTCTGCTCAACAGGGTAATGCAATGGGTCAAGGCAAACTGGGTTATATGTATATGGCTGGCCTGGGAGTGCCACAGGATAACATAAAAGCTTATGTATGGTTAAAACTAGCCTCGCAAAACGAGAACAAACAAGCGGCGAAAGAGCTTGCCCGCATAAAAAATAAACTTTCTGAACAAAATGTTAAGGAAGCAGAAAAAATCATCGAACAAATGAAAATTCAATAA
- a CDS encoding DUF4124 domain-containing protein, protein MKKIVCFWVLLMAASMAQSGIYKWTDSQGNVHFSDKPHRGAEVIQVPEAQTYSPPPVPETEKQNKAVAEDDETARGYEKIEIIQPENQATIRNNQGLVNVSVELAPDLKPGDRIQLIYDGEKLGPPQNTPNFILNNVYRGAHTIAVQVENAEGQVLTTSEPITIYMHRPRVGMVPQTRPAR, encoded by the coding sequence ATGAAAAAAATTGTGTGTTTTTGGGTGCTGTTAATGGCAGCATCCATGGCGCAAAGCGGGATTTATAAATGGACTGACAGTCAGGGTAACGTTCATTTCAGCGATAAACCTCATAGAGGTGCTGAAGTAATTCAAGTTCCCGAAGCGCAAACTTACTCCCCTCCACCAGTTCCTGAAACTGAGAAACAAAATAAAGCTGTTGCTGAAGATGATGAAACAGCCAGAGGGTATGAGAAAATAGAAATCATACAACCTGAAAATCAGGCGACTATTCGTAATAATCAGGGATTGGTTAATGTTTCTGTAGAATTGGCGCCAGACTTGAAACCCGGAGATCGCATCCAGCTTATTTACGATGGGGAAAAACTTGGACCACCTCAGAACACCCCAAATTTTATTCTTAACAATGTTTATAGAGGCGCACATACCATTGCGGTACAGGTAGAAAACGCCGAGGGGCAAGTGTTAACGACGAGTGAACCTATAACAATATATATGCATCGGCCTCGCGTGGGGATGGTGCCCCAGACAAGGCCCGCCAGATAA
- the lspI gene encoding GspI family T2SS minor pseudopilin variant LspI, with the protein MSGFTLIEVLLALAVIAIALTALLKATSQDVVNTERIKEKTISHWVAMQGVNMIQLGLLTVPPHQEITQITTLFGQRWYWRAKITPGTTNFMDTISIKVSKNQSGPFTSPLIAFKYKQRV; encoded by the coding sequence ATGTCTGGTTTTACCCTTATTGAAGTTCTATTGGCACTTGCAGTGATTGCCATTGCGTTAACGGCTCTGCTGAAGGCAACATCCCAGGATGTTGTGAATACAGAGCGTATTAAGGAAAAAACAATAAGCCATTGGGTAGCAATGCAAGGAGTAAATATGATTCAACTTGGCTTGTTAACCGTCCCTCCTCATCAGGAAATCACTCAGATTACCACCCTGTTTGGGCAGCGCTGGTACTGGCGAGCCAAAATCACCCCAGGAACTACAAATTTTATGGATACCATCAGCATTAAGGTGAGTAAAAACCAATCAGGACCCTTCACTTCCCCATTGATCGCCTTCAAATACAAACAACGAGTGTAA